From a single Brassica oleracea var. oleracea cultivar TO1000 chromosome C5, BOL, whole genome shotgun sequence genomic region:
- the LOC106294080 gene encoding putative E3 ubiquitin-protein ligase XBAT35: MGKKKSKGELLYEQASYNEFQKQVSYDNSESIRALHRQGADLEWMDRKGRTPLIMACRFHELYYVAKTLIELGANVNAYCPARHAGAPLHHAAKRDLFPTVELLLSHGTNPLVLNDDGQTPLEVARDKGFTIVNHICLFSGWMREFYGPAYLDSQNQFPSKRVWVVVVPTRSRNPAQPLKLEVVVYDCSLPTAKPRTVMPLWKANLEEPITDQSDISVMIIVNESTILSRWRQRLKRRNEVYTQTHLRLAPSTKGDEQQLKWFCDACKGIPQPRRVFLQTAPSAHHAMSETPNAIHHSVGEESSSTAPPPPPPSSGKASTSVLNSQESVILHEHSPSAPPLTDDHIETLEDGPVHYPTIDSTPVDVPSSSPLPASAEGEKKEDGSSGQCSICLDAPSDVVCVPCGHLAGCMSCLIEIKSNNGRCPVCRAKIDQIIKLYRV, translated from the exons ATGGGGAAAAAGAAATCGAAAGGGGAATTGTTGTATGAGCAAGCGAGCTATAACGAGTTTCAAAAACAAGTGAGCTATGATAACTCTGAAAGCATTCGAGCTCTTCATCGCCAAGGAGCAGACCTCGAG TGGATGGATAGAAAAGGCAGAACGCCTTTGATCATGGCATGCAGGTTTCATGAGCTTTATTATGTCGCCAAGACTTTGATCGAGTTAGGCGCCAATGTTAATGCTTATTGTCCAG CTCGCCATGCAGGGGCTCCTCTGCACCATGCTGCTAAAAGAGATCTTTTCCCAACTGTTGAGTTGCTTCTTTCACATGGTA CAAATCCACTTGTTCTCAATGATGATGGTCAAACACCACTTGAGGTCGCTAGAGACAAAGGGTTTACTATTGTC AACCACATCTGCTTGTTCTCTGGTTGGATGCGTGAGTTTTACGGCCCTGCCTATCTTGATTCTCAGAATCAGTTTCCTTCAAAAAGAGT ATGGGTAGTCGTCGTACCAACTAGATCAAGAAATCCTGCCCAGCCTTTGAAGTTGGAGGTGGTTGTATATGATTGTTCACTG CCTACTGCCAAGCCACGGACAGTGATGCCGTTGTGGAAAGCAAACTTGGAGGAACCAATAACGGACCAGTCTGATATCTCAGTGATGATCATTGTCAACGAATCCACAA TCCTAAGCCGCTGGAGACAAAGACTAAAACGTAGGAATGAAGTTTATACGC AAACACATCTTAGACTTGCCCCCTCCACTAAAGGGGACGAACAACAGCTTAAGTGGTTCTGTGATGCATGTAAAGGAATTCCACAG CCTCGTCGAGTCTTTCTCCAAACAGCACCGTCTGCGCATCATGCTATGAGTGAGACACCGAATGCCATTCACCATTCCGTTGGTGAAGAAAGTTCCTCAACTGCACCACCTCCTCCTCCTCCTTCCTCAGGAAAAGCAAGCACATCGGTTCTCAATAGCCAGGAAAGTGTTATTCTACATGAACATTCACCATCAGCTCCTCCATTGACAGATGATCACATAGAAACCTTAGAGGATGGTCCCGTTCATTACCCAACTATCGACTCAACACCTGTCGATGTCCCATCTTCTTCTCCTCTACCAGCTTCAGCAGAGGGTGAAAAGAAAGAAGACGGGAGCTCTGGACAGTGTTCTATATGTCTCGACGCTCCATCTGACGTGGTTTGTGTCCCGTGTGGACATCTCGCAGGATGCATGTCTTGCTTGATTGAGATCAAATCCAACAACGGGAGATGTCCTGTCTGTCGCGCCAAGATTGATCAGATCATTAAACTGTACCGTGTCTGA
- the LOC106344553 gene encoding uncharacterized protein LOC106344553, whose product MSSSSSSSDELEERLDEVFDEILEDTYNDMVNAQTNNQRRRAYVERNREAGHNRLWHDYFSEDSTYSAQLYRRRFRMNKDLFMRIVHELSENVPFFQHRQDATGRFGLSPLQKCTAAISQLAYGSAADTVDEYLRLGESTTILCLHKFTDGIIRYLLKFKKQPERMWSGLLEYYNPGLRL is encoded by the exons ATGTCGTCATCATCATCATCATCTGATGAGCTTGAAGAAAGATTGGACGAAGTTTTCGACGAAATCCTCGAAGATACGTACAACGATATGGTGAATGCCCAAACCAATAATCAACGGAGACGTGCTTATGTAGAACGAAACCGTGAAGCAGGCCACAACCGTTTATGGCATGACTACTTCAGCGAAGACTCGACATACTCGGCACAGTTATACAGACGACGTTTCCGCATGAACAAAGATTTATTCATGCGTATTGTCCATGAACTCTCAGAGAACGTTCCGTTCTTTCAACATAGACAAGATGCAACCGGGAGGTTTGGTCTTTCTCCACTTCAAAAATGTACGGCAGCAATTAGTCAGCTTGCTTATGGTTCTGCGGCTGACACGGTTGACGAGTATCTCCGTCTTGGTGAGAGCACAACAATTTTGTGTTTACATAAGTTCACTGATGGAATCATCCG TTATTTGCTAAAGTTCAAGAAGCAACCCGAAAGGATGTGGAGCGGGCTTTTGGAGTACTACAATCCCGGTTTGCGATTGTGA
- the LOC106344555 gene encoding uncharacterized protein LOC106344555, whose product MANLANPSGFSNLLRSQIPVDLDSPEPFWFGSQVPDESPSQVPEESGVKERRKYSPREDKILIGAWLNTSKDPVVGNEQKAGAFWKRIVEYYNASPHLVGQIPREITSCKQRWARINEQVSKNGRPPMWLRMVERKSGGKEKRRQVLGVDREEEDVGEPEARPIGVKAAKAGSKKKKSGREEELSKLHGVLELKEKLSRHKVLDRLLAKKEPLSEMETSLKLKLMSEMLMSRCHGRRGVVKVFWSLAKVKLSRVHLEM is encoded by the exons ATGGCTAACTTGGCTAACCCGTCTGGTTTTTCAAACCTTCTTCGTAGTCAAATTCCAGTAGACCTTGATTCACCCGAACCTTTTTGGTTCGGGTCCCAAGTTCCTGATGAGTCTCCTAGCCAAGTTCCTGAAGAGTCTGGTGTTAAGGAGAGGAGGAAATATTCTCCCAGAGAGGATAAAATCCTTATTGGTGCTTGGCTTAACACCAGTAAGGACCCTGTCGTCGGCAATGAGCAGAAAGCTGGTGCTTTCTGGAAGCGTATTGTAGAGTACTACAACGCAAGCCCTCACCTCGTTGGGCAAATACCGAGGGAGATTACTTCTTGCAAGCAGAGGTGGGCTAGGATCAACGAGCAAGTATCCAA AAATGGTCGTCCACCTATGTGGCTAAGGATGGTGGAAAGGAAAAGCGGAGGCAAGGAAAAGCGGAGGCAAGTGTTGGGGGTTGATAGAGAAGAAGAGGACGTGGGAGAACCAGAAGCTAGACCTATCGGGGTAAAGGCTGCGAAAGCTGGCAGTAAGAAGAAGAAGAGTGGTAGAGAAGAGGAGTTGTCAAAGCTACATGGCGTGTTAGAACTGAAGGAAAAACTCTCTAGGCATAAAGTCCTTGATCGCTTGCTCGCGAAGAAAGAGCCACTGTCTGAGATGGAAACATCGCTAAAACTCAAGCTAATGTCTGAAAT GTTAATGTCAAGATGTCACGGGAGAAGAGGAGTTGTCAAAGTCTTTTGGTCTTTAGCTAAGGTGAAGTTGTCACGGGTGCATTTGGAGATGTGA